The Desulfoscipio gibsoniae DSM 7213 genome contains a region encoding:
- a CDS encoding response regulator transcription factor, with product MPYKILVVEDDPKIQKIIVDSLLKEGYLVSASSNGRDALQKAQSEFPDLVILDLRLPEIDGLEVCFRLRKTRSVPVIIVSARGEEADKVAGFTLGADDYITKPFSPTELLLRVKAVMRRVREHTEGMDQDRVSAHGLDIDRVCRSVKLEGKTVELTAREFDLLWILATHPNRVFSRDQLLNLVWKDEFEADPATVTVLIRRLRQKLEKKPENPDIIKTVWGVGYKFQSFS from the coding sequence ATGCCCTACAAAATCCTGGTGGTTGAAGACGATCCCAAGATCCAGAAGATCATTGTTGATTCCCTACTCAAGGAGGGATATCTGGTTTCTGCCAGTTCCAACGGACGGGATGCGCTGCAGAAAGCTCAGTCTGAGTTTCCCGACCTGGTGATCCTTGATCTGCGTCTGCCTGAAATCGATGGTCTGGAGGTCTGTTTTCGTTTGCGCAAGACAAGATCGGTGCCGGTAATCATTGTTTCCGCCCGCGGTGAGGAGGCCGACAAGGTGGCCGGTTTCACCCTGGGGGCTGACGATTACATCACCAAGCCCTTTAGCCCTACTGAACTACTCTTGCGAGTTAAGGCAGTCATGCGCCGGGTACGGGAGCACACGGAAGGAATGGATCAGGACCGGGTTTCAGCACACGGTTTGGACATTGATCGCGTATGCCGTTCGGTAAAGTTAGAAGGGAAAACTGTGGAACTGACCGCAAGAGAATTTGATCTGCTCTGGATCCTGGCCACCCATCCCAATCGCGTTTTCAGTCGCGATCAGCTTCTTAACCTGGTTTGGAAGGATGAGTTCGAAGCTGATCCGGCCACCGTAACTGTTTTAATTCGCCGCCTGAGGCAGAAGCTGGAGAAAAAACCGGAAAATCCTGACATTATTAAAACGGTCTGGGGTGTTGGCTACAAATTCCAATCTTTTAGTTAA
- a CDS encoding ATP-binding protein codes for MNRDLLGFQRLFALLKVRLKTLAGLLRAGKAAGQSFINGLSLSTRLLWGMSIVIVAFTTLSVAWDIYDIRREAETEMLHRSRVVAQELISLRAVIALNQEKINTDPVTGNVMFKHLNPASVGRQVAEIFNETTSFSLKQTRLGARNPVNQPDFIETKMLNQLADDPGISEVWQEESLEGRWYFRYMLPLRAEESCLICHGEPAGEMDIAGYPMEGLKLGDLAGAISLRIPMDSFQEALRMRIWGRIIIAIFFVIITRWISAHLAKRMVAGPLGNLTAMARRLGEGDWEAVRSVAGTGEIRVLSQVFEQVARQLKESHNILEEKVRKRTMELSNANKELERANRFKSDVLANVSHELRTPLTAVIAFTEMLQDPATGKLNKKQREYLEDIADSSRQLLMEVTDLLQMARLEAGKLEISPEPLDLVEVIGESLSMLDPLARKKNIKIVFPSETGEWWVLADRAKVRHILNNLVNNSIKFTQKGGKVVISVERSCGRHCLPPDLLQEESGVPSGEQLDCLLVGVADNGIGIAPGDKQNIFEKFHQLGQPGQGAGLGLALVKELVLLHGGKIWVESVPGCGSTFYFTLPLKEQML; via the coding sequence ATGAACCGGGATCTGCTCGGCTTCCAGCGGCTTTTTGCCTTGCTTAAAGTCCGGCTCAAGACCTTGGCCGGCCTTTTACGGGCGGGCAAAGCTGCCGGACAGAGCTTTATCAACGGTCTGTCTCTCAGCACCCGGCTTCTTTGGGGCATGAGTATCGTCATTGTTGCCTTTACTACCCTCAGCGTGGCCTGGGACATTTATGACATCCGCCGGGAGGCTGAAACAGAGATGCTTCATCGTTCCCGGGTGGTTGCCCAGGAATTAATCTCACTACGGGCTGTAATCGCTCTTAACCAGGAGAAAATCAATACTGACCCCGTGACCGGGAATGTTATGTTCAAACACTTAAACCCTGCTTCTGTCGGACGCCAGGTGGCTGAAATATTTAATGAGACTACGAGTTTCTCCCTTAAGCAAACGCGGCTTGGCGCAAGAAATCCGGTTAACCAGCCCGATTTCATCGAAACCAAAATGTTGAACCAGTTAGCGGACGACCCCGGAATATCCGAGGTATGGCAGGAAGAATCCCTGGAAGGACGCTGGTACTTCCGTTATATGCTCCCGCTAAGAGCCGAAGAATCATGCCTGATCTGCCACGGTGAGCCGGCCGGCGAAATGGATATTGCCGGTTACCCCATGGAAGGACTTAAACTTGGGGATCTGGCCGGAGCCATCAGCCTGAGAATTCCTATGGACAGCTTTCAGGAAGCTTTACGGATGCGAATCTGGGGAAGAATAATCATTGCCATATTTTTTGTCATTATTACCCGGTGGATCAGTGCCCACCTGGCCAAACGGATGGTAGCCGGACCTTTGGGGAATCTGACCGCTATGGCCAGGCGCCTTGGAGAGGGAGACTGGGAAGCGGTTCGTTCTGTGGCCGGTACGGGTGAAATCAGGGTTTTGTCCCAGGTTTTCGAGCAGGTTGCCCGGCAGCTTAAGGAGTCCCATAATATTTTGGAGGAAAAGGTAAGGAAACGGACCATGGAACTTTCAAATGCCAATAAGGAATTGGAGCGGGCCAACCGTTTCAAATCCGATGTGCTGGCCAACGTCTCCCACGAATTGCGGACACCCCTTACTGCCGTCATTGCCTTTACCGAGATGCTCCAGGATCCGGCTACCGGTAAACTGAACAAGAAACAGCGGGAATACCTTGAGGACATCGCTGACAGCAGCAGGCAGCTTTTAATGGAAGTGACGGATTTATTGCAAATGGCCCGCCTGGAAGCGGGAAAACTGGAAATTTCCCCGGAACCGCTAGATCTGGTTGAGGTGATCGGCGAAAGTCTTTCCATGTTGGATCCTCTTGCCAGGAAGAAGAATATCAAAATTGTTTTTCCGTCCGAAACAGGTGAGTGGTGGGTCCTAGCCGACCGGGCCAAGGTCAGGCATATTCTGAATAACCTGGTGAACAACTCGATTAAGTTCACGCAAAAGGGTGGAAAAGTCGTTATTTCTGTGGAACGAAGTTGCGGCAGACATTGTCTTCCGCCTGACCTGCTACAAGAGGAATCCGGCGTCCCATCCGGTGAACAATTAGATTGCCTGTTGGTCGGCGTTGCCGACAACGGTATCGGTATTGCACCCGGGGATAAGCAGAACATTTTTGAAAAGTTTCATCAACTGGGCCAACCCGGACAGGGGGCGGGTTTGGGCCTGGCCCTGGTCAAAGAGCTGGTGTTGCTTCATGGGGGAAAGATCTGGGTGGAAAGTGTGCCCGGTTGCGGGAGTACCTTCTATTTTACACTTCCATTAAAAGAACAAATGCTGTAA